CTCCATTTCCCTCTCTTCGCTCGGCGGGAACTTCGTGACGCCCACCCTCCAACGAGGCGAGACAAGTCTCGCTAGTGAAAGCGCGGACAAGTCCGCGCACTCCAAATCGGCCGACCTCCCTCGCCCTAGCGACGGCGAGCCCTGCTCTCTGCTTTCTGCCTTCTGCCTTCTGCACTCTGCACTAGCGAAGCACGCCCTGACCAAATTCACCCCGCCGACTCAAACGCCGTCTTGATCCACCCAAACAACTCGTCGTCGACCTCGCCTGCGTCGGAAACCTTCACCTTGTACTGGCACATGCCGCCCGCCGGTTGTTCGACCAAACGCTCCGTCCCCGGAACGCCTTTCATGTTCAATCCGACCTCCACTCGCGTATTCGTCGCCGGACCGATCATCGCAAACTGCTTCTTGCGCCGCAACGCCACGTACCCCTTCTTCGGATGCACCTCGAACTCGCCGAACCCGTCGATCGTCGCCATCAGCTTCTCGTGGATCGGCCGCAATGCCGCCTTTGCACCCGTGTAGATGTCATCCAAAACGTCCCCCGCCGCCGGAGTCTCGTCCTTCTTCAGGAAATGCAGAGCCAGCGCATTGGCATCGCCGTGCCCTAACCCAAACTCGGTCTTGGCAAAATCCCGAAGCTGG
This portion of the Armatimonadota bacterium genome encodes:
- a CDS encoding DUF4287 domain-containing protein, translating into MDLNAAIQKQLDNIQKKTGKSLAELFDALSKTGLEKHGQLRDFAKTEFGLGHGDANALALHFLKKDETPAAGDVLDDIYTGAKAALRPIHEKLMATIDGFGEFEVHPKKGYVALRRKKQFAMIGPATNTRVEVGLNMKGVPGTERLVEQPAGGMCQYKVKVSDAGEVDDELFGWIKTAFESAG